Proteins found in one Coffea eugenioides isolate CCC68of chromosome 5, Ceug_1.0, whole genome shotgun sequence genomic segment:
- the LOC113770740 gene encoding uncharacterized protein LOC113770740 isoform X1: MNEVMTAADASSSLRPYSSPHSIYPSNLPLVSAFLACLVAQFLKIFTHWFKERKWDSRRMLSSGGMPSSHSATVTALAVAIGLQDGAGTSAFAIAVVLACVVMYDATGVRLHAGRQAELLNQIVCELPPEHPVANVRPLRDSLGHTPFQVVAGALLGCVVAYLLSSSA; the protein is encoded by the exons ATGAACGAAGTAATGACGGCAGCTGATGCATCCTCCAGCTTACGCCCATACTCATCTCCACACTCcatttatccctccaacctcccCCTTGTCTCCGCTTTCCTCGCTTGTCTTGTTGCCCAATTTCTCAAGATCTTTACCCATTG GTTCAAGGAGAGGAAATGGGATTCGAGAAGGATGCTTAGCTCTGGTGGAATGCCGTCATCACATTCAGCAACTGTTACTGCTCTTGCTGTAGCAATAGGTTTGCAAGATGGAGCGGGAACATCTGCTTTTGCCATTGCGGTCGTTTTGGCATGTGTT gtaATGTATGATGCTACTGGTGTTAGGCTTCATGCTGGTCGGCAGGCTGAA TTATTGAATCAGATAGTTTGTGAATTGCCCCCTGAACATCCTGTCGCTAATGTTAGGCCTCTGCGAGATTCACTTGGTCACACTCCTTTCCAG GTTGTTGCTGGTGCTTTGCTTGGATGTGTGGTAGCCTATCTCCTGAGTAGCTCTGCTTAG
- the LOC113770740 gene encoding uncharacterized protein LOC113770740 isoform X2, with protein MNEVMTAADASSSLRPYSSPHSIYPSNLPLVSAFLACLVAQFLKIFTHWFKERKWDSRRMLSSGGMPSSHSATVTALAVAIGLQDGAGTSAFAIAVVLACVVMYDATGVRLHAGRQAELLNQIVCELPPEHPVANVRPLRDSLGHTPFQ; from the exons ATGAACGAAGTAATGACGGCAGCTGATGCATCCTCCAGCTTACGCCCATACTCATCTCCACACTCcatttatccctccaacctcccCCTTGTCTCCGCTTTCCTCGCTTGTCTTGTTGCCCAATTTCTCAAGATCTTTACCCATTG GTTCAAGGAGAGGAAATGGGATTCGAGAAGGATGCTTAGCTCTGGTGGAATGCCGTCATCACATTCAGCAACTGTTACTGCTCTTGCTGTAGCAATAGGTTTGCAAGATGGAGCGGGAACATCTGCTTTTGCCATTGCGGTCGTTTTGGCATGTGTT gtaATGTATGATGCTACTGGTGTTAGGCTTCATGCTGGTCGGCAGGCTGAA TTATTGAATCAGATAGTTTGTGAATTGCCCCCTGAACATCCTGTCGCTAATGTTAGGCCTCTGCGAGATTCACTTGGTCACACTCCTTTCCAG TGA
- the LOC113770288 gene encoding GDP-L-galactose phosphorylase 2-like, with product MLRIKRVPTVVSNYQKEEAEEGAARQGGGCGRNCLKNCCLPGAKLPLYRFKRLNEVANEKDGLSCENKEPPVPFLESLLLGEWEGRMQRGLFRYDVTACETKVIPGEYGFIAQLNEGRHLKKRPTEFRVDKVLQPFDETKFNFTKVGQEEILFQFEPGDEVQFLPSALIDTENSPSVVAINVSPIEYGHVLLIPQILDCLPQSIDHDSLLLALYMAAEARSPYFRLGYNSLGAFATINHLHFQAYYLAVPFPIEKAPSKKITTTKGGVQLSELLKYPVRGLVFEGGNTLKDLSNVVADSCICLQETNVPYNVLISDSGKRIFLFPQCYAEKQALGEVSAELLDTQVNPAVWEISGHMVLKQKKDYEEASEENAWRLLAEVSLSEERFQEVKALIFEAISSSIEEIDSVNPSVLEKPDVTHQPLEDVDTLNKGSQRTMVSV from the exons ATGCTGAGAATTAAGAGGGTTCCTACTGTCGTTTCCAACTACCAAAAGGAAGAGGCGGAGGAAGGTGCTGCTCGCCAAGGAGGGGGGTGCGGCCGAAATTGCCTCAAGAACTGTTGCCTTCCAG GCGCAAAGCTGCCTTTGTATCGTTTTAAGAGGTTGAACGAAGTTGCTAATGAGAAGGATGGCCTTAGCTGTGAGAACAAAGAACCTCCGGTTCCTTTCCTGGAATCTCTCCTGCTCGGGGAG TGGGAGGGTCGGATGCAAAGAGGGCTCTTTCGCTATGATGTTACTGCCTGTGAAACCAAG GTGATTCCTGGTGAATATGGCTTTATTGCTCAGCTGAATGAGGGCAGGCACCTTAAGAAGAGGCCCACTGAGTTTCGAGTTGATAAGGTTTTGCAGCCCTTTGATGAGACCAAATTCAACTTTACTAAAGTTGGGCAGGAAGAGATCCTCTTTCAGTTTGAGCCGGGCGATGAAGTCCAGTTCTTGCCAAGTGCACTCATTGATACTGAGAACTCACCAAGTGTTGTTGCCATAAAC GTCAGTCCTATTGAGTATGGACATGTGCTGTTAATCCCTCAAATTCTCGATTGCTTGCCTCAGAGCATTGACCATGATAGCTTGTTGCTTGCTCTGTACATGGCTGCAGAGGCTCGAAGCCCATACTTCCGATTGGGTTACAACAGCTTGGGTGCATTTGCCACCATCAACCATCTTCATTTCCAG GCCTACTACCTGGCTGTGCCATTTCCCATTGAGAAGGCTCCCTCTAAGAAGATCACCACCACAAAAGGTGGGGTGCAACTCTCAGAACTTCTGAAATATCCAGTCAGGGGTCTTGTGTTTGAGGGTGGAAATACTCTCAAGGATTTGTCCAATGTTGTCGCTGACTCCTGCATCTGCCTTCAAGAAACTAATGTCCCTTACAATGTTCTTATCTCGGATTCTGGAAAAAGAATTTTCCTGTTCCCACAG TGCTATGCTGAGAAACAAGCTCTTGGAGAAGTAAGCGCTGAGCTACTTGACACACAAGTTAACCCAGCAGTTTGGGAGATTAGTGGGCATATGGTGCTGAAACAGAAGAAAGATTATGAGGAGGCATCTGAGGAAAATGCTTGGAGGCTCTTAGCTGAGGTATCCCTTTCTGAAGAGAGGTTCCAAGAAGTGAAGGCTCTGATCTTTGAAGCCATTTCTTCTAGCATTGAGGAAATCGACAGTGTGAATCCAAGCGTCCTTGAGAAGCCAGATGTCACACATCAGCCTCTTGAGGATGTTGATACCCTCAACAAAGGGTCTCAGCGAACAATGGTGTCTGTGTAA
- the LOC113772009 gene encoding uncharacterized protein LOC113772009, which produces MKKGIHPQRQWISYVTQSGRLINVMMTKIHQVVKVYHIRGRQERTEGIGQIAKFKRRYEQQKVEETEEK; this is translated from the coding sequence ATGAAAAAAGGAATTCATCCACAGCGTCAATGGATTTCCTACGTAACCCAGAGTGGGCGATTGATCAACGTTATGATGACAAAAATACACCAAGTTGTTAAAGTCTATCACATAAGGGGTAGACAGGAGAGGACCGAAGGCATTGGCCAGATTGCAAAATTTAAGCGTCGTTATGAACAACAGAAGGTAGAGGAAACAGAAGAGAAGTAA
- the LOC113770636 gene encoding aspartate carbamoyltransferase 1, chloroplastic: MASSAAFSTYALHGSKLASRTMWANTFNEHTYSCSILQLKQSICGKPSSLSVEIPFELQPNGRLVSKNRIICSAFKVENTPSVMVGNKFQLEDVIEAQQFDRETLNAIFEVAREMELVEKNTPGSQLLKGYLMATLFYEPSTRTRLSFESAMKRLGGEVLTTENAREFSSAAKGETLEDTIRTVEGYSDIIVMRHFESGAARRAATTASIPIINAGDGPGQHPTQALLDVYTIEREIGKLDGIKVGLVGDLAYGRTVRSLAHLLAKYHDVKIYFVSPDVVRMKNDIKDYLTSMGIEWEESADLMDVASKCDVIYQTRIQRERFGERIDLYEEARGKYIVNQDVLNVLQKHAVVMHPLPRLDEITVDVDKDPRAAYFRQAKNGLYIRMALLKLLLLGW, from the exons ATGGCATCTTCTGCTGCATTTTCTACATATGCATTGCATGGAAGTAAGCTTGCTTCGCGGACAATGTGGGCCAATACTTTTAATGAGCATACTTACAGTTGTTCAATCCTGCAATTAAAGCAATCAATTTGTGGTAAGCCTAGTTCCTTGTCGGTCGAAATTCCTTTTGAACTGCAACCAAATGGAAGGTTAGTCTCCAAGAATAGAATCATATGCAGTGCATTCAAGGTTGAGAATACACCATCAGTCATGGTTGGGAATAAGTTTCAACTTGAGGATGTCATTGAGGCTCAGCAATTTGACAGAGAGACACTGAATGCAATATTTGAAGTGGCACGTGAGATGGAGTTGGTTGAGAAGAATACTCCTGGAAGTCAACTTCTTAAAGGGTATCTAATGGCCACACTTTTTTATGAGCCCTCAACTAGGACTAGGCTGTCATTTGAGTCTGCCATGAAGCGTTTGGGTGGGGAGGTTCTGACGACAGAAAATGCACGCGAGTTCTCATCAGCAGCAAAAGGCGAGACACTTGAAG ATACTATAAGGACAGTTGAAGGTTACTCAGACATAATTGTGATGAGACACTTTGAAAGTGGTGCTGCCAGAAGAGCAGCAACAACAGCCAGCATTCCCATTATTAATGCTGGAGATGGTCCCGGACAGCATCCAACTCAG GCCCTTCTTGATGTATACACCATTGAAAGAGAGATTGGAAAGCTCGATGGAATTAAAGTCGGACTAGTTGGAGATCTTGCCTATGGAAGAACAGTTCGATCACTTGCTCATTTACTAGCCAAGTACCATGATGTGAAAATCTACTTTGTGTCACCTGATGTTGTAAGAATGAAG AATGACATAAAGGATTATCTGACATCTATGGGGATTGAATGGGAAGAAAGTGCAGATTTAATGGATGTTGCTTCTAAATGTGACGTCATTTATCAAACCCGAATCCAACGAGAAAGATTTGGAGAAAGGATTGATCTTTATGAAGAAGCTAGAGGCAAGTATATTGTTAACCAGGACGTCTTAAATGTATTGCAAAAACATGCAGTAGTGATGCATCCTCTCCCAAGGCTTGACGAG ATAACGGTGGATGTGGACAAAGATCCAAGAGCTGCCTACTTCAGACAAGCGAAGAATGGTCTCTACATTAGAATGGCTCTTTTAAAGCTTTTACTTCTTGGTTGGTAG
- the LOC113770266 gene encoding uncharacterized protein LOC113770266 isoform X1 has protein sequence MGGKLLQFYNLSQTCRIRCLPVKPISFRVQMYSQLSKQGQKENGSKKKPDHHRDGRPAERAASTAEEFRRVAEEKARQGTTSQTVEKEADAFQETMAGDTSFETVKESFKKPPGRGNIHKTGDESDPVEK, from the exons ATGGGAGGCAAACTTCTGCAATTCTATAACTTGTCACAGACTTGCCGAATCAGATGTCTACCTGTCAAACCCATTAGCTTCAGGGTACAA ATGTATAGCCAACTTAGCAAGCAGGGACAGAAAGAAAATGGTTCAAAAAAGAAACCAGACCACCACCGAGATGGCCGTCCAGCGGAGAGAGCAGCTTCGACGGCTGAAGAGTTCAGACGAGTGGCGGAAGAAAAAGCTCGCCAGGGAACAACTAGTCAGACCGTAGAAAAGGAAGCTGATGCGTTTCAAGAAACCATGGCTGGTGACACCAGTTTTGAAACTGTGAAAGAAAGTTTCAAGAAGCCTCCTGGTAGGGGAAACATCCACAAGACGGGTGATGAGAGTGATCCCGTGGAGAAATAA
- the LOC113770266 gene encoding uncharacterized protein LOC113770266 isoform X2: protein MGGKLLQFYNLSQTCRIRCLPVKPISFRMYSQLSKQGQKENGSKKKPDHHRDGRPAERAASTAEEFRRVAEEKARQGTTSQTVEKEADAFQETMAGDTSFETVKESFKKPPGRGNIHKTGDESDPVEK from the exons ATGGGAGGCAAACTTCTGCAATTCTATAACTTGTCACAGACTTGCCGAATCAGATGTCTACCTGTCAAACCCATTAGCTTCAGG ATGTATAGCCAACTTAGCAAGCAGGGACAGAAAGAAAATGGTTCAAAAAAGAAACCAGACCACCACCGAGATGGCCGTCCAGCGGAGAGAGCAGCTTCGACGGCTGAAGAGTTCAGACGAGTGGCGGAAGAAAAAGCTCGCCAGGGAACAACTAGTCAGACCGTAGAAAAGGAAGCTGATGCGTTTCAAGAAACCATGGCTGGTGACACCAGTTTTGAAACTGTGAAAGAAAGTTTCAAGAAGCCTCCTGGTAGGGGAAACATCCACAAGACGGGTGATGAGAGTGATCCCGTGGAGAAATAA
- the LOC113770887 gene encoding uncharacterized protein LOC113770887, producing MSAFKAFKACVPIEWSDKLYITLVRGIPGTRELHRRTLEALRLRKCNRTVVRKNTPTVRGMLQQVKRLVAIETKEMHEARKRRDANHRALRAPLVISHHPAPKTESFQLS from the exons ATGAGCGCTTTCAAGGCTTTTAAAGCTTGCGTGCCAATTGAATGGAGTGATAAGCTCTACATAACCCTTGTTAGGGGTATACCTGGAACCAGGGAGCTCCATAGGCGGACATTAGAGGCGCTGCGCCTTCGCAAATGCAACCGCACAGTTGTGCGAAAAAATACTCCTACAGTTCGTGGAATGCTTCAGCAG GTAAAACGATTGGTTGCAATTGAGACAAAGGAAATGCACGAGGCTCGGAAACGAAGAGACGCTAATCACAGAGCTCTGCGAGCACCGTTGGTTATTAGTCATCATCCAGCCCCAAAGACTGAATCCTTTCAGTTATCTTAG
- the LOC113770869 gene encoding endoglucanase 11-like, whose translation MEEERKCKAPRRQWAAALVSIFAFFHLLPFSESSNHSRYREALSKSLLYFEAQRSGHLPYNQRVPWRHHSGLTDGLEQGADLVGGYYDAGDNVKFGLPMAFTITMLSWSVIQYGEEIAAAGEYRHALEAIKWGTDYFIKAHSQPHVLWVQVGDGDTDHYCWQRPEDMTTSRRAYKIDEDHPGSDVAGETAAAMAAASIVFRRTNPHYSHLLLDHAQQLFEFGDKYRGKYDSSVGAAKGYYPSVSGYMDELLWGALWLYKATDRADYLNYAIGKAQFFGGITWAMQEFSWDVKYAGVQVIAAMLGMKKKHEEHSQILQEYRFKAEYYICACLNKNNTTNIRRTPGGLIYIRQWNNMQYVSSAAFLLIAYSDHLRAANQKLNCHGGVLVGPDDISSFAKSQVDYILGSNPMAISYLVGYGSRYPQRVHHRGASMESYRNNKGFIGCTQGYDNWYGRQESNPNVLVGALVGGPDIKDQFRDGRENYVQTEACTYNAAPLVGVFANLHALEQKNTSHVFDPPLIASS comes from the exons ATGgaggaagaaaggaaatgcAAAGCTCCCAGGAGGCAATGGGCTGCCGCTCTAGTCTCCATCTTTGCCTTCTTCCACCTCCTCCCTTTCTCTGAATCTTCAAACCATTCCCGTTACAGAGAAGCTCTTTCAAAAAGCCTCCTTTATTTCGAAGCGCAACGTTCCGGTCACTTGCCTTACAATCAGAGAGTCCCTTGGCGACACCATTCTGGCCTCACCGACGGTTTGGAACAAGGG gCGGACTTGGTAGGAGGTTACTATGATGCAGGGGACAACGTTAAGTTTGGTTTGCCAATGGCCTTTACCATTACGATGCTTTCCTGGAGCGTCATACAATACGGGGAAGAGATTGCGGCCGCGGGCGAGTATCGCCACGCGCTCGAAGCAATCAAATGGGGGACTGACTATTTCATCAAAGCACATTCTCAGCCTCATGTCTTGTGGGTTCAG GTGGGTGACGGGGACACGGATCACTACTGTTGGCAAAGACCGGAGGACATGACGACGTCCCGAAGAGCTTACAAGATTGACGAGGATCATCCGGGTTCGGACGTCGCCGGAGAAACGGCGGCTGCAATGGCGGCAGCATCCATTGTGTTCAGGAGAACCAATCCTCATTACTCCCACCTTCTCTTGGATCATGCGCAACAA TTGTTTGAGTTTGGTGACAAGTATAGAGGGAAATACGATAGCAGCGTAGGAGCGGCGAAGGGGTACTATCCGTCGGTGAGTGGTTACATGGATGAGTTGTTGTGGGGAGCATTGTGGCTGTATAAGGCCACCGACAGGGCAGATTATTTGAATTATGCAATTGGAAAGGCTCAATTTTTCGGTGGGATCACTTGGGCCATGCAAGAATTCAGCTGGGATGTCAAGTATGCTGGTGTCCAGGTTATTGCTGCCATG CTGGGAATGAAAAAAAAGCATGAAGAACACAGTCAGATTCTCCAAGAATACCGCTTCAAAGCAGAATACTACATCTGTGCCTGCCTGAACAAGAACAATACAACCAATATACGTCGCACCCCAGGCGGCCTCATCTACATCCGCCAATGGAACAACATGCAGTATGTTTCATCTGCAGCATTTTTGCTTATAGCCTACTCTGATCATCTCCGAGCTGCCAATCAAAAGCTCAATTGCCACGGAGGAGTCTTAGTGGGTCCAGATGATATATCATCCTTCGCGAAATCACAGGTTGATTACATCTTAGGCTCTAATCCGATGGCCATCAGCTACTTGGTTGGCTACGGTTCAAGGTACCCCCAGAGGGTGCATCACAGAGGAGCATCCATGGAGTCTTATAGGAATAACAAGGGATTTATCGGATGCACACAAGGTTATGATAACTGGTATGGACGCCAGGAATCAAATCCTAATGTCCTGGTGGGAGCACTGGTAGGTGGACCAGATATTAAGGACCAATTTAGAGATGGTAGGGAAAATTATGTGCAGACAGAAGCCTGCACTTATAATGCTGCGCCTCTTGTTGGAGTTTTTGCTAACCTGCATGCATTAGAACAGAAGAATACTAGTCACGTTTTTGATCCTCCGTTAATTGCTTCAAGCTAG
- the LOC113770561 gene encoding small ubiquitin-related modifier 1-like: MSGVTTQEEDKKPSEQHINLKVKGQDGSEVFFRIKRSTQLKKLINAYCERQSVELGSMVFLFDGQRLQGEQTPEQVSMEDGDEIDAMLHQTGGAFA, translated from the exons ATGTCAGGCGTCACTACTCAAGAGGAAGATAAGAAGCCCTCTGAGCAACACATTAACCTCAAAGTCAAGGGACAG GATGGGAGCGAGGTGTTCTTCAGGATAAAGAGGAGCACACAGCTGAAGAAGCTCATTAATGCTTACTGCGAGAGACAATCTGTGGAACTGGGCTCCATGGTATTCTTGTTTGATGGCCAACGCCTCCAAGGGGAGCAGACTCCTGAGCAG GTGAGTATGGAAGATGGTGATGAGATTGATGCTATGCTGCACCAGACTGGAGGTGCCTTTGCCTAA